A genomic segment from Rubrobacter tropicus encodes:
- a CDS encoding molybdopterin oxidoreductase family protein: MASDVDKRQPERWTRSTCPYCGVGCGVEAGTSGGRLVAIRGDKKHPANFGKLCPKPAGLPEAVHHPDRLTHPLRRHGDDFARVSWDEAFEEIAVHLGGVLEEGGPEAAAFYISGQLLTEDYYAVNKLARGFVGTNNVDSNSRLCMSSAVAGYAGAFGADGPPAAYSDISHSECIVLWGSNTADCHPVTFDRVKRRKKDPKVSVVVVDPRRTPTAAVADLFLPVRPGTDLALANAMLRVILDEGLLDRRFVERHTSGFEAAAEVAAEWTPRRAARVCGIEAEDVVEAARRFGEAKAALILWTMGVNQSTVGTLKNRAIINLCLATGNVGKVGGGPFSLTGQPNAMGGRETGGLAHLLPGYRKIEDPNHRLEVEEAWGVEPGTIPAKPGLPATELFRAVDNGGVEFLWVAATNPAVSMPDLARTRRGLRNAFVVVQDAYPTETTRLADLVLPVAGWGEKSGTMTNSERRVSLVEKVVEAPGEALADWEIFAGVARKMGFGGDFAWKDPSEVYEEYRELTRGRPMDVTGLSHERLRRGPVQWPVPERIEHAERPFGGIVRMWDRTEDEHPGTPRLYVDSKFDTPDRRARFEPTPHEGLHEPPGGEYPLVLSTGRVKNQWHTMTRTGRSEKLMKGLDGPFVEVHPEAAGEAGVENGRLVRVVSARGEFLARALVTESVEPGTIFAPFHWGDLWTGGGSVNEATHDAADPVSHQPELKGAAVRVEAIGEQQKRRARADLAETISAWDGG; encoded by the coding sequence TTGGCATCAGATGTAGATAAGAGGCAGCCGGAGCGGTGGACGCGCTCGACGTGCCCGTACTGTGGGGTCGGGTGCGGCGTCGAGGCCGGGACCTCGGGCGGGAGACTCGTCGCGATCCGGGGCGACAAGAAGCACCCGGCGAACTTCGGGAAGCTCTGCCCCAAACCGGCCGGGCTGCCCGAGGCCGTCCACCACCCCGACCGCCTGACCCACCCCCTGCGCCGCCACGGGGACGACTTCGCGCGCGTCTCCTGGGACGAGGCGTTCGAGGAGATAGCGGTCCATCTCGGTGGCGTGTTGGAGGAAGGTGGTCCGGAGGCCGCCGCGTTCTACATCTCCGGCCAGCTTCTGACGGAGGACTACTACGCGGTCAACAAGCTGGCCCGCGGCTTCGTCGGGACCAACAACGTGGACTCGAACTCGAGATTGTGCATGTCGAGCGCCGTGGCCGGGTACGCTGGGGCGTTCGGGGCGGACGGGCCGCCGGCCGCCTACTCGGACATAAGCCATTCGGAGTGCATAGTGCTTTGGGGGTCGAACACGGCGGATTGCCACCCCGTCACCTTCGACCGCGTCAAGCGGCGCAAGAAGGATCCCAAGGTCTCCGTGGTCGTCGTGGACCCGAGGCGGACGCCGACGGCCGCGGTGGCCGATCTTTTCCTGCCGGTCAGGCCCGGGACTGACCTCGCGCTAGCCAACGCGATGCTGCGCGTGATCCTTGACGAGGGACTGCTGGACCGGCGGTTCGTCGAGCGCCACACGTCGGGATTCGAGGCCGCGGCCGAGGTGGCGGCTGAGTGGACGCCGCGGCGGGCGGCGAGGGTCTGCGGGATAGAGGCCGAAGACGTCGTGGAGGCCGCCAGGAGGTTCGGGGAGGCGAAGGCGGCCCTGATCCTCTGGACGATGGGGGTCAACCAGAGCACGGTCGGAACGCTCAAGAACCGCGCGATCATCAACCTCTGCCTCGCGACCGGCAACGTCGGCAAGGTCGGCGGCGGGCCCTTCTCCCTCACGGGCCAGCCGAACGCGATGGGCGGCAGGGAGACCGGAGGGTTGGCCCACCTGCTTCCCGGCTACCGCAAGATCGAAGACCCGAACCACCGCCTGGAGGTCGAGGAGGCGTGGGGAGTCGAGCCTGGCACCATCCCTGCGAAACCGGGCCTGCCCGCGACCGAGCTCTTCCGGGCCGTGGACAACGGGGGGGTGGAGTTCCTGTGGGTCGCCGCCACCAACCCGGCTGTCTCGATGCCGGATCTCGCGCGAACCAGGCGGGGCCTCCGGAACGCCTTCGTCGTGGTCCAGGACGCCTACCCGACGGAGACGACGCGGCTGGCCGACCTCGTGTTGCCCGTGGCCGGGTGGGGCGAGAAGTCAGGGACAATGACCAACTCCGAGCGGCGGGTGAGCCTGGTCGAGAAGGTGGTCGAGGCGCCCGGCGAGGCGCTCGCGGACTGGGAGATCTTCGCCGGCGTCGCCCGCAAGATGGGATTTGGGGGGGACTTTGCCTGGAAGGACCCGTCGGAGGTCTACGAGGAGTACAGGGAGCTCACGCGCGGCAGGCCGATGGACGTAACGGGCCTCTCGCACGAACGGTTGAGACGCGGCCCGGTGCAGTGGCCCGTGCCCGAGCGCATCGAGCACGCGGAGCGTCCGTTCGGCGGGATCGTGCGCATGTGGGATCGCACGGAGGACGAGCACCCCGGCACCCCGCGCCTCTACGTGGACAGCAAGTTCGACACCCCGGACCGGCGCGCCCGCTTCGAGCCGACCCCGCACGAAGGCCTGCACGAGCCGCCCGGCGGGGAGTATCCATTGGTTCTCTCGACCGGCCGCGTCAAGAACCAGTGGCACACGATGACCCGCACGGGGCGCTCGGAGAAGTTGATGAAGGGGCTTGACGGCCCGTTCGTCGAGGTCCACCCCGAGGCGGCGGGCGAGGCCGGCGTGGAGAACGGCCGTTTGGTGCGCGTCGTTTCGGCGCGGGGAGAGTTCCTGGCCCGGGCCCTCGTCACGGAGAGTGTGGAACCCGGCACCATCTTCGCGCCGTTTCACTGGGGGGATCTGTGGACGGGGGGCGGCAGCGTAAACGAGGCCACCCACGACGCGGCCGACCCCGTCTCCCACCAGCCCGAGCTCAAGGGGGCAGCGGTGCGGGTCGAGGCAATCGGGGAACAGCAAAAAAGACGAGCACGCGCGGATCTTGCGGAGACGATCTCGGCGTGGGACGGGGGTTAG
- the nirB gene encoding nitrite reductase large subunit NirB — MTQKLKVVVVGNGNAGAALVDSLLAKDAGGVEITLYGDEEVGTYDRVRLSEFMAGTVNLDDLGMRPDDWYEEQNVSFRRGVRVEELNTKERKVRGTDGEWVDYDRLVFATGSSSAVPEIPGNDKKGVFVFRTVRDVEEMLEAAPEKAVVIGGGLLGLEAAYGLTTHGSEVTVLHRSPHLMNQQLDPAAGRMLGREIGKIGIKFRTNAQTEEIRGNGRVQGVKLGSGEYLPTEMVVLCTGIRPNTQPAGRAGIRVNSGILVNEHMETSAENVYAVGECTEFRGQLVGLVAPALEQVRVVVDTILGERKRVYAGSGAAATLKVAGVDLVSAGDAYGHDEECEALVSSNPLDGVYRKAVVRDGRVVGAILLGDASVGPQLTEAVKRAMPAEEIAGLVTGTVDAAAAPLELSDGAQVCDCNGVSKGQIVATIEDLKLKKVSEVVAQTKAGNSCGGCKPLVKQILEQSAGEVEEDKNFLCKCMQLMADDVRGIVAERGLKSVSEVGEACGAGKVCPDCKPALTYLVATANFSGHEEERHARTINDRVHANIQNDGSFSIVPRSYGGVTSPEQLRKVADVAEKYNARMVKITGSQRLDILGVKKEDLPKAWADLDMPSGFAYTKAFRQVKSCVGTEFCRYGVGDSTKLAIDMEKEFENLYTPAKVKMGCSGCPRNCAEASVKDIGAIAIEGGWQIYVGGAAGMEVRKGDVIATVETEQRAKDVMMAFMQFYRENGNPKERTYDFVPRIGLEEIQKRVLDEDSGEPGRLRGRLRKEKAATSDPWLERQAPMTKTQFVGEIGRV, encoded by the coding sequence TTGACGCAGAAGCTCAAAGTAGTCGTGGTTGGCAACGGCAACGCGGGGGCCGCGCTGGTGGACAGCCTGCTCGCGAAGGACGCCGGGGGAGTGGAGATTACGCTCTACGGCGACGAGGAGGTCGGCACTTACGACAGGGTGAGGCTCTCCGAGTTCATGGCGGGCACGGTGAACCTGGACGACCTGGGGATGCGCCCGGACGACTGGTACGAGGAGCAGAACGTCAGCTTCCGCCGCGGCGTCCGCGTCGAGGAACTGAACACGAAAGAGCGAAAGGTCCGCGGCACCGACGGCGAGTGGGTGGACTACGACCGCCTGGTCTTCGCCACCGGCTCCTCCTCCGCCGTGCCCGAGATCCCCGGCAACGACAAGAAGGGCGTCTTCGTCTTTCGGACCGTGCGCGACGTCGAGGAGATGCTAGAAGCCGCGCCCGAGAAGGCGGTGGTCATCGGGGGAGGGTTGCTCGGTCTCGAGGCGGCCTACGGGCTGACGACGCACGGTTCCGAGGTAACAGTCCTTCACCGTTCGCCGCACCTTATGAACCAGCAGTTAGATCCCGCCGCCGGGAGGATGCTCGGGCGCGAGATCGGCAAGATCGGGATCAAATTCCGCACCAACGCCCAGACCGAGGAGATCCGGGGCAACGGCCGCGTCCAGGGCGTGAAACTGGGGAGCGGAGAGTACCTGCCGACCGAGATGGTCGTCCTCTGCACCGGCATCCGCCCGAACACGCAACCGGCCGGACGCGCCGGAATCCGCGTGAACAGCGGCATCCTCGTCAACGAACACATGGAGACGAGCGCCGAGAACGTCTACGCCGTGGGCGAGTGCACCGAGTTCCGCGGCCAGCTCGTTGGCCTCGTCGCCCCTGCGCTGGAGCAGGTAAGGGTCGTCGTGGACACGATCCTCGGGGAAAGGAAGCGGGTTTACGCCGGTTCGGGCGCCGCGGCGACGCTCAAGGTGGCCGGCGTCGACCTCGTTTCGGCGGGCGACGCCTACGGCCACGACGAGGAGTGCGAGGCGCTCGTCTCCTCCAACCCGCTCGACGGCGTGTACCGCAAGGCCGTCGTAAGGGACGGGAGGGTGGTCGGCGCGATCCTGCTCGGCGACGCCAGCGTGGGGCCGCAGCTAACCGAGGCGGTCAAGCGCGCGATGCCGGCCGAGGAGATCGCGGGCCTCGTAACCGGCACCGTCGACGCCGCCGCAGCACCCCTGGAACTCTCCGACGGGGCGCAGGTCTGCGACTGCAACGGCGTGAGCAAGGGCCAGATAGTGGCGACCATAGAAGACCTGAAGCTCAAGAAGGTCTCCGAAGTCGTCGCCCAGACGAAGGCGGGCAACTCGTGCGGGGGCTGCAAGCCGCTCGTGAAGCAGATCCTTGAGCAGTCGGCCGGCGAGGTCGAGGAGGACAAGAACTTCCTCTGCAAGTGCATGCAGCTCATGGCCGACGACGTGCGGGGCATCGTGGCGGAGCGTGGCCTCAAGAGCGTCTCGGAGGTGGGGGAGGCGTGTGGCGCGGGCAAGGTCTGCCCCGACTGCAAGCCGGCGCTTACGTACCTGGTCGCCACCGCCAACTTCAGCGGCCACGAGGAGGAGCGGCACGCCAGGACCATCAACGACCGGGTACACGCCAACATCCAGAACGACGGCTCTTTCTCCATAGTGCCGAGGAGCTACGGCGGGGTTACGAGCCCCGAGCAGCTCCGCAAGGTCGCCGACGTCGCGGAGAAGTACAACGCCCGCATGGTCAAGATCACGGGTTCCCAAAGGTTGGACATCCTTGGCGTGAAGAAAGAGGACCTGCCTAAAGCCTGGGCCGACCTGGACATGCCTTCGGGGTTCGCATACACGAAGGCTTTTCGTCAGGTCAAGAGCTGCGTCGGGACGGAGTTCTGCCGCTACGGGGTGGGGGACTCGACGAAGCTCGCGATAGACATGGAGAAGGAGTTCGAGAACCTCTACACCCCGGCGAAGGTCAAGATGGGCTGCTCGGGCTGCCCGCGCAACTGCGCCGAGGCGAGCGTCAAGGACATCGGGGCCATCGCTATAGAGGGAGGGTGGCAGATCTACGTCGGCGGAGCCGCCGGTATGGAGGTGAGGAAGGGGGACGTCATAGCGACGGTCGAGACGGAACAGCGGGCAAAGGACGTGATGATGGCTTTCATGCAGTTTTATAGAGAGAACGGCAACCCCAAGGAGCGCACCTACGACTTCGTCCCGAGGATCGGCCTCGAAGAGATACAGAAGCGCGTCCTGGACGAGGACTCGGGCGAACCCGGGCGGTTGCGGGGGCGGTTGCGGAAGGAGAAGGCGGCGACGAGCGACCCGTGGCTGGAGCGTCAGGCGCCGATGACGAAGACGCAGTTCGTCGGGGAGATCGGGCGCGTATGA
- a CDS encoding Rieske 2Fe-2S domain-containing protein: MSRWVEVCAADDVPRLEGRRVVVAGFHIAVFHTEQGFFAVGDVCPHMGGPLSDGDVAATTVSCPLHARKIELKSGCVGNDDLSRVLTLPATVRDGKVILDVESLPPLEEPAEDDEAVA; this comes from the coding sequence ATGAGCCGCTGGGTAGAGGTCTGCGCCGCCGACGACGTCCCCCGTTTGGAAGGTCGCCGCGTGGTCGTGGCCGGCTTCCACATAGCCGTCTTCCACACCGAGCAGGGCTTCTTCGCCGTGGGCGACGTCTGCCCGCACATGGGCGGCCCCCTATCCGACGGCGACGTGGCCGCGACCACCGTCTCGTGCCCCTTGCACGCCCGAAAGATCGAGCTGAAGAGTGGATGCGTCGGGAACGACGACCTCTCCCGCGTGCTCACGTTGCCGGCGACGGTCAGGGACGGCAAGGTCATCCTGGACGTCGAATCCCTGCCTCCCCTCGAAGAGCCGGCCGAGGACGACGAGGCCGTCGCGTGA
- a CDS encoding anthranilate phosphoribosyltransferase: protein MTPGEGFREILKARARGPERLGPLDPELCGRAMELILSGGATPAQVGGFLLVGRAAGDGPAEMAGYARAVRSFVREIEAPDDRPVVTVTGGFDGKLRTLNVGAAASLVAAAAGARVVMTGCEGTPPKEGRTVFDALRGLGVCPSLSLREAEDSLLEHGFAAVGTEHYLPELHALLGLRWEMARRTVLNVVEKLVSPVPGSRMMVGMTHRPFLRSVPEALIRLGVERALVFQAIEGSDEAPLDGDSSMVRVSNGETEELRVAPESVGLPRTTRARIPWTDPEDEKRGVLAALECEDGPVRSLILYNAALRLWMADEAGSVAAGVESAEEAVRSGAALGLLDALRQPAVVPALDS from the coding sequence GTGACGCCCGGCGAAGGGTTCCGCGAGATCCTGAAGGCCCGCGCCCGCGGTCCCGAGCGCCTGGGGCCGCTCGACCCGGAACTCTGCGGGCGGGCGATGGAGCTCATCCTCTCCGGCGGCGCCACGCCGGCACAGGTCGGGGGCTTCCTCCTCGTCGGCCGGGCCGCCGGCGACGGGCCGGCGGAGATGGCAGGCTACGCTAGGGCAGTGCGGTCTTTCGTCAGGGAGATCGAGGCGCCGGATGACCGGCCTGTCGTTACCGTAACCGGCGGCTTCGACGGCAAGCTGCGCACCCTGAACGTCGGGGCCGCCGCCTCGCTGGTCGCCGCTGCCGCAGGAGCGCGTGTCGTGATGACCGGCTGCGAAGGCACGCCCCCGAAGGAAGGCCGCACGGTCTTCGATGCGCTCCGGGGCCTCGGTGTTTGTCCGTCCCTCTCGCTCCGCGAGGCCGAGGACTCGCTGCTGGAGCACGGTTTCGCGGCGGTCGGCACGGAGCACTACCTGCCCGAGCTACACGCCTTGCTGGGGCTCAGGTGGGAGATGGCGCGCCGGACGGTCCTGAACGTTGTCGAGAAGCTCGTCTCGCCCGTTCCCGGTTCGCGCATGATGGTTGGTATGACGCACAGGCCGTTCCTGAGGTCCGTGCCGGAGGCCCTGATCCGTCTCGGCGTGGAGCGGGCCCTCGTCTTCCAGGCCATCGAAGGCTCCGACGAGGCACCGCTCGACGGCGACTCCTCGATGGTCCGCGTGTCGAACGGAGAGACGGAAGAGTTACGCGTAGCACCCGAATCTGTCGGGCTGCCCAGGACGACGCGGGCGCGGATCCCCTGGACAGACCCTGAAGACGAAAAGCGAGGGGTGCTCGCCGCGCTGGAGTGTGAAGATGGCCCGGTGAGGAGCCTGATCCTCTACAACGCCGCCCTGCGGCTCTGGATGGCCGACGAGGCCGGATCCGTCGCGGCGGGCGTGGAGTCGGCCGAAGAAGCCGTCCGCTCCGGCGCCGCCCTCGGGCTGCTGGACGCTCTTCGCCAGCCCGCGGTCGTCCCAGCGCTCGACTCCTGA
- a CDS encoding phosphotransferase: MTRMDADDEIPLTGGRQTSGIVRVGDTVRRPMGPRSPFVHELLRYLETVGFGAAPRVLGVDGRGREILTFVEGRVFHEYGEYRLSDAQLANAAALIRRFHDATEGSRLAAGAEIVAHNELGPHNAVFIGDEPVSFIDWDDAAPGTRLFDFANAVWSFADVGEGGGPVEEQARRVRLMCDAYGWDDPREVVDEIHADLRRALVNHEQAGRRGPARVFREMVRWISAHAEELKANANI, from the coding sequence ATGACGCGCATGGACGCGGACGACGAGATTCCTCTGACGGGCGGACGTCAGACCTCCGGTATCGTCCGTGTGGGTGATACCGTGCGGCGTCCGATGGGACCGCGCTCGCCTTTCGTTCACGAGCTGCTGCGTTACCTGGAGACCGTCGGGTTCGGCGCCGCGCCGCGGGTGCTCGGCGTGGACGGGAGGGGGCGCGAGATCCTGACGTTCGTCGAGGGCCGGGTGTTCCACGAGTACGGCGAATACCGGCTCTCGGATGCGCAGTTGGCGAACGCCGCCGCGTTGATCCGGCGCTTCCACGACGCGACCGAAGGATCCAGACTGGCCGCCGGCGCCGAGATCGTGGCGCACAACGAACTCGGTCCCCACAACGCGGTCTTTATCGGCGATGAGCCCGTCTCCTTCATCGACTGGGACGACGCGGCCCCCGGTACGCGCCTCTTCGACTTCGCCAACGCCGTCTGGAGCTTCGCCGACGTGGGCGAGGGCGGCGGCCCCGTCGAGGAGCAGGCGCGGCGCGTCCGGCTGATGTGCGACGCCTACGGCTGGGACGATCCGCGCGAGGTCGTGGACGAGATACATGCCGACCTGCGCAGGGCCCTCGTCAACCACGAACAGGCCGGGCGTCGGGGACCGGCGCGCGTCTTCCGGGAGATGGTGCGTTGGATTTCCGCCCACGCCGAAGAACTCAAAGCTAACGCAAACATCTGA
- the phaC gene encoding class III poly(R)-hydroxyalkanoic acid synthase subunit PhaC — protein sequence MTETANYGAQPTSQDATVPADVENFFDKYSRGMRIVVEGAQADTGQTPKETIWTKNKARLYHYAPAAEKKHPVPILMVYALINRPYILDLMPGNSFIEFLCDEGFDVYMLDWGVPGDEDKDLDFENYVLDYLPRAVKKVLKHSGSDEFTLLGYCMGGTMSAMYASLYPEHLKNLVLLTAPIDFPEGEMGLYSLFTSEKYMNPGLLADAFGNIPGDLIDTGNRMLKPVTNYVGTYVNMWERLFEDKPMETWLAMNKWVNDGPPFPGATFRQWISEFYQQNKLSKGEIVLRGRRVDLSNIKVPLLNIAGTKDHICALPQAEATMNLVGSEDKEFFPLDAGHVGLMTGRGAKRGLWPKVSSWLGERSGA from the coding sequence ATGACGGAGACCGCCAACTACGGCGCGCAGCCGACGTCGCAGGACGCGACGGTCCCGGCCGACGTCGAGAACTTTTTCGACAAGTACAGCCGCGGGATGAGGATCGTGGTCGAGGGCGCCCAGGCCGACACCGGCCAGACGCCCAAGGAGACCATCTGGACCAAGAACAAGGCCAGGCTCTACCACTACGCCCCGGCCGCGGAGAAGAAGCACCCGGTCCCGATCCTGATGGTTTACGCCCTCATCAACCGCCCCTACATCCTGGACCTCATGCCGGGCAACAGCTTCATAGAGTTCCTGTGCGACGAGGGCTTCGACGTCTACATGCTCGATTGGGGCGTCCCCGGCGACGAGGACAAGGACCTCGACTTCGAGAACTACGTCCTCGACTACCTGCCGAGGGCCGTCAAGAAGGTCCTCAAGCACTCCGGTTCCGACGAGTTCACGCTGCTCGGCTACTGCATGGGCGGCACCATGAGCGCGATGTACGCCTCGCTCTACCCGGAGCACCTCAAGAACCTCGTGCTCCTCACCGCCCCCATAGACTTCCCGGAGGGCGAGATGGGGCTCTACAGCCTCTTCACGAGCGAGAAGTACATGAACCCCGGGCTTCTGGCGGATGCCTTCGGGAACATACCCGGCGACCTGATCGACACGGGCAACAGGATGCTCAAGCCCGTCACAAACTACGTCGGCACCTACGTCAACATGTGGGAGCGCCTCTTCGAGGACAAGCCGATGGAGACCTGGCTCGCCATGAACAAGTGGGTAAACGACGGCCCGCCGTTCCCCGGCGCCACCTTCAGGCAGTGGATAAGCGAGTTCTACCAGCAGAACAAGCTCTCCAAGGGCGAGATAGTCCTCCGCGGTCGCCGCGTCGACCTCTCCAACATAAAGGTCCCGCTCCTCAACATCGCGGGCACCAAGGACCACATCTGCGCCCTCCCGCAGGCCGAGGCGACCATGAACCTCGTGGGCAGCGAGGACAAGGAGTTCTTCCCGCTGGACGCCGGCCACGTCGGCCTCATGACCGGCCGCGGCGCCAAGAGGGGCCTCTGGCCGAAGGTTAGCTCCTGGCTCGGAGAAAGGTCCGGCGCTTAG
- a CDS encoding E3 binding domain-containing protein, translated as MTEERGSRSVMDPTDLWRQWYETSTRLWSDAARGAQGGYGNPAEFYRRWFDGAREMQERMIGAAPQAVEGNPGMQDMMQRWQEASTATWQKGAELGQNALDLLPRWTQMLEEARDNLLAGGSLPADPLQFATRWYNATSGPFSDFLGDVIEREEFLEPSSQFLQSYAGFYKVFKRNSEEYLKSLQLPVRSDISRVAGLVINLEDKVDRIEEVLEDFEYTPAKPATADSIEALEGRIGGLESALKRITQAGEQAATAESVQTLGGRLDRVEGKLDKLLAALENQNGAAQAQAQNVQANGSATAEVKATDAARRKARELGVDLASVEGTGTDGQVTVEDVRKKGDS; from the coding sequence TTGACGGAGGAGCGAGGATCCCGGTCGGTCATGGACCCCACGGATCTGTGGCGGCAGTGGTACGAGACGAGCACGAGGCTGTGGTCTGACGCGGCGCGTGGGGCCCAGGGTGGCTACGGCAACCCGGCCGAGTTCTACCGGCGGTGGTTCGACGGCGCGCGAGAGATGCAGGAGCGCATGATCGGGGCGGCGCCCCAGGCCGTGGAGGGCAACCCAGGAATGCAGGACATGATGCAGCGGTGGCAGGAAGCCTCGACTGCGACCTGGCAGAAGGGCGCCGAGCTCGGCCAGAACGCCCTCGACCTTTTGCCCCGCTGGACGCAGATGCTCGAAGAGGCGCGGGACAACCTGCTCGCCGGCGGGAGCCTGCCGGCTGACCCCCTCCAGTTCGCGACCCGGTGGTACAACGCCACGAGCGGTCCCTTCTCGGACTTTCTCGGGGACGTCATCGAGCGCGAGGAGTTTCTGGAGCCTTCCAGCCAGTTCCTCCAGAGCTACGCGGGCTTCTACAAGGTCTTCAAGCGCAACTCAGAGGAGTACCTGAAGAGCCTGCAGTTGCCGGTCCGGTCTGACATCTCGCGGGTGGCAGGGCTCGTCATCAACCTGGAGGACAAGGTCGACAGGATCGAGGAGGTCCTCGAAGACTTCGAGTATACCCCCGCCAAGCCGGCCACAGCTGATTCTATCGAAGCGTTGGAGGGTCGGATCGGCGGCCTGGAGAGCGCCCTGAAGCGGATCACGCAGGCCGGGGAGCAGGCCGCGACCGCCGAATCCGTGCAGACGCTGGGCGGGCGGCTAGACCGGGTAGAGGGCAAGCTCGACAAGCTGCTCGCGGCGCTGGAGAACCAGAACGGCGCGGCGCAGGCCCAGGCGCAAAATGTTCAGGCCAACGGCTCCGCGACCGCGGAGGTCAAGGCGACGGACGCGGCCAGGCGCAAGGCGCGGGAGTTGGGCGTGGACCTCGCCAGCGTAGAAGGCACGGGGACCGACGGCCAGGTCACCGTCGAGGACGTGCGCAAGAAGGGAGACAGCTAG
- a CDS encoding hydroxyacid-oxoacid transhydrogenase produces MEATPIKYGRGAAEEVGWEVRRLRMNRVMLVSDPGVIEAGITGRIVELIEAEGVEVEVWDRSRVEPTADSLQAAADFARDGEFDGFVAVGGGTSIDTAKVSDLIATHGGEIMDYVNAPVGDGKKPPSPLKPLLAVPTTAGTGAEATTVAILDIPEQKVKTGISHQYLRPDRGLVDPLLTMSMPPEVTSSCGLDVVCHAAESYLSKPYDARPKPDSPDDRPPYQGANPIADMWSGKALEFGGKYLRRAVKDGGDVEARGAMMLGASLAGVGFGSAGVHIPHACAYPIAGLKHEWQPPGYPDDHPFVPHGWSVIVTAPAAFRFTYDAMPERHDEVAELLAGEKIEKPDENTLPEILISLMKDIGAPSGVRELGYTEDDIDALVEGAMKQQRLLVGSPKDVTEEDLANILRESMENWR; encoded by the coding sequence ATGGAGGCGACGCCCATCAAGTACGGGCGGGGGGCCGCCGAGGAGGTCGGCTGGGAAGTCAGACGGCTCCGGATGAACCGCGTCATGCTCGTCTCCGACCCGGGGGTGATAGAGGCCGGGATCACCGGCCGCATCGTCGAGCTGATCGAGGCCGAAGGCGTCGAGGTCGAGGTCTGGGACCGCTCGCGCGTCGAGCCCACGGCCGACTCGTTGCAGGCCGCCGCCGACTTCGCCAGGGACGGCGAATTCGACGGGTTCGTCGCCGTCGGGGGTGGGACGAGCATAGACACCGCGAAGGTTTCGGACCTCATCGCGACGCACGGCGGTGAGATCATGGACTACGTAAACGCCCCGGTCGGCGACGGCAAGAAGCCCCCGTCCCCCCTGAAACCGCTCCTGGCCGTGCCCACGACGGCCGGCACCGGGGCCGAGGCGACGACGGTGGCCATCCTGGACATCCCGGAGCAGAAGGTAAAGACCGGAATCTCCCACCAGTACCTCCGCCCAGACCGCGGCCTCGTGGACCCGCTCCTGACGATGTCGATGCCCCCCGAGGTAACGTCCTCTTGCGGCCTCGACGTGGTCTGCCACGCGGCCGAGTCGTACCTCTCCAAGCCCTACGACGCCAGGCCCAAGCCCGACAGCCCCGACGACCGACCGCCCTACCAGGGGGCAAACCCCATTGCGGACATGTGGAGCGGCAAGGCCCTGGAGTTCGGCGGCAAGTACCTGAGGCGGGCCGTAAAGGACGGCGGGGATGTCGAGGCCCGGGGCGCGATGATGCTGGGGGCCTCACTGGCCGGCGTCGGCTTCGGGTCGGCGGGCGTCCACATCCCGCACGCCTGCGCCTACCCGATAGCGGGCCTCAAGCACGAGTGGCAGCCGCCCGGTTACCCCGACGACCACCCCTTCGTCCCGCACGGCTGGTCCGTCATAGTCACGGCGCCCGCCGCCTTCCGCTTCACCTACGACGCCATGCCCGAACGGCACGACGAGGTGGCGGAGCTGCTGGCGGGGGAGAAGATCGAGAAGCCCGACGAAAACACGCTACCCGAGATCCTGATAAGCCTCATGAAAGACATAGGCGCCCCGAGCGGCGTCCGAGAGCTCGGCTACACCGAAGACGACATAGACGCCCTCGTTGAAGGCGCCATGAAGCAGCAACGCCTCCTCGTCGGCTCCCCGAAAGACGTGACGGAAGAAGACCTCGCGAACATCCTGCGCGAGTCGATGGAGAATTGGCGATAG